The following are from one region of the Magallana gigas chromosome 6, xbMagGiga1.1, whole genome shotgun sequence genome:
- the LOC105344418 gene encoding uncharacterized protein, with amino-acid sequence MEKVLAASVILFVMTQVYCEILLSDKVYVDGVLVAEKKVPPIRKRNFQRVWVDEAVSVMSMGDVPKPLYVGNAVVVQSHDYKNGAFFPIGPKKTYKAFYYRNQPPIPRSVMAKAGMI; translated from the exons ATGGAG AAAGTCCTTGCAGCCTCggtgattttgtttgttatgaCGCAGGTGTACTGCGAAATATTGTTGTCTGACAAAGTTTACGTCGATGGTGTGCTGGTAGCCGAGAAAAAAGTGCCACCGATCCGTAAGAGGAACTTCCAGCGTGTCTGGGTGGACGAAGCGGTCAGCGTAATGTCAATGGGGGACGTTCCCAAACCACTGTACGTAGGAAATGCTGTCGTTGTGCAGTCACATGACTACAAAAATGGCGCTTTCTTCCCTATCGGCCCGAAGAAGACTTATAAGGCTTTTTATTACCGAAACCAGCCCCCAATTCCACGATCCGTCATGGCAAAGGCCGGAATGATTTAA